TACTCTTTCTTTTCCATATGTGTCACACAAGACACGACATTATCCTTTGATTTGTTCACCTATATTTTAGATATATATAAAAATGTGTTACAAGTATTCAGTGATAACATGTTCTTCTACAGAGGAAATAtaaatgtatgtgtatatatgtatatatagtcatCTGTGCGTCTTGATACTGTGATCAATAATATACTGTTAACTAGCATTTTCATTGTCTCAATGCAGTGGTGATATTTCTTAATTTATCAATCCTAGCTAAAATGGaagtttattatttatttgataaataaaatggaAGTTTATTGATTATGGTCTGTGGGACTATTTTCTCCTTGACTTTTAACACCTAATGATGAAACAATCATCTTAGATTGGGTGTATTATTGATAACTTCTATCTCTTGATTATAGAATTATTAGTTTTATTTCATACAAAAACTAAAATCATTCCACACTGAACATCTAGCAAAACTAAATAGAATTATTGTTACCGATCCCGTTTCGAGCTGAGGAGAGTGCAGTTGTGTCGGTTAGAGGTGATATGAGTGTGAAAGGGCAGAAGGCTGAGGTGGGTGTTAATGATATAGAGGGTTCGGTAGGATTTTCGGATTCAAAGGATTTTGGGTTTGTGGGTAATGAGAGTCATTCAGAGGGAGTGGGAGATGAGGAGATCCCAGGGTTTAATTTGAATTCTGCTGGACTACTTGGGAGACCACAGGTAAACAAACAGATCAATAAATTGGGAATCTTTTTGGGGGATAGTTTGGTACTTGAATTTATGAACTTTGTTTGTGTTAAATTCTTGAGAAATTACTGTTTTAGCTTGTAAGATTGATTTAGTAATTGCGGCGAGTGCTCTTTATTTCTTATCCAGCTTGGACCAGTGCTCTTTGTACGAGATACAACACTTCTTTTACCAGTTCATCTATCAAAGCAACATTTACTAATTTAGCAAATTCCAGTGGTAGTCAGCTCGTTTTTATCTAATTTGACTTCTTTGTTGGCTGTTTATAGGTTGTGTCTAAATATCTGAAGTGTTTATACAAATGTAAGTACTACTTTCAACCTTTTTTGATTTGATAGTTAATGGATTCTATGAAAGCTCGTTTTCAGGTTGCTTAAGAGAGTAGATGTTCCTGAATTGAAGTTCACCTTGTATTTTATGAGCTATGAGGTCAAATCCTTGATTAGTCTCATTTCTTAGTGGCTCATTGTGCTAGCTAGTTGCATCTTTCAGTTGTTGGTTTTAGGTGTTGCCATTTTGGTAATAACAATGATGTTTGGTTCAAAATGCATGTTTTCCTTGGATGTAGGATGTTTCATTAGATTCAAGTGATCCAGTTGATAGGACAGTTAATCATTATTCCTCTGCCTTGCAGTGTGTTTAACACTTGAATGTTTCCTATACAATAATTGGGATACTGAAAGTGACCAGGAGTTCGAAGGATACCAAACCGGGAATTCAGAACCTTTAGGCTCTGGTATGAATAGTCCTTACCTCTTGTAATATGTGGATTGTGTATTGAAGGAGTTTTTGGGATTTCTTAGGTACTAAAAATGCCCTTTTGCTTTTTTCAGGACATATTGGCATCACCCTGGATGATACAATCAAGGCATGTGAAAGATTCCAACGCCTTGGAGTAGAGTTCAGCAAAAAACAATTATGTATATCACATGGAGATTATTTAAGACTAGAGCATGTAAATATTTTCTAAAAGTGCTTTTGTTCATGCCTAGTTTATCAATCTCATTTGTACGGTATGCATTCATCAAGGATCCCAATGTTTTCGAAagaattttagttttgattctaaatttttatttttatttcaatatttttagttaaaattttaatagaaaatttaatttgataatgaattttaatagaaaatttttatatttatatcatggatattattcttcttaatattttgataatgaattttaaattttttatatttttcatgatttttataatattttatttttttttaaaatttcattatctttagcggcgtttgtgggagaagcgccgctaaaggtcaagacctttagcggcgtttgttggagatgcgccgctaaaggtcatgacctttagcggcgttttttttaaataaacgccaCAAACTTTAGTGGCGctgtctatagcggcgttttttgcggcgcttgtaaaaacgctgcaaatagttttagcggcgctttaaaGACCTTAAAAAACGTcgctaaaagtcaattttgctgCAGTGATGGAGTTTCTGATGATgtcatacgtcttcggttgtttcccttttcattgagtaacaaagctaaacagtggttgaactcattaccacgagggtcaattactacttgggaacaaatgagcgaaaaatttttactaaaatattttctgctggctaaaatggctaaattacgcaatgatatctcttcttttgcgcagatggatttagaaacattcTACGATGcctgggagagatacaaagaccttctgagaaggtgccctcactatgggttaccgctttggctccaagtacaaacatttcacaatggtctgaatcctttgactcggcaaatggttgacgcagctgctggtggaaccatcaacaataaaacaccagaagatgcttatgagtttatagaagagatgtcactaaataactattagtggcaagtcatgaggacaaagcaaCGAAAACAGTCTGCGTTTATAActtcgattcggtcaccatgctctctaattaggtagaactcttaaataaaaagattgatggttttcttagttcttcacaggttcacctagtaatgcagtgcgaagcaagtagcggtggaacaaGCCATCCGGAATATCAACCTTATGCCcataacatggataacgagcaactaAACTACATggataatcctcgacctcaaaacaatccatttagtaacacttacaatgcaggttggaggaaccaccccaatttctcgtagggcggtcaaggaaataaAAGACCACAACATCTTTTGGGCTACctacaaccaccctaccaacaggaaaagaagccaaaccttgaagagatgctctcaaagtttattttgGTGTCGGAAACTCGCAAGcgttgatccaagggctcgaaactcagataggccagctgtccaaactaatcttcgaacgaccacaaggtagcttgccaagtaatattgaacccaacccaagagaacagctcaacgcaattaatatttaAGATAACGAAGGAATCGTTGAGCCTAGACCAGAATCGAGgtaagaaactgtggtgagcaaaggtcaaggtgaggtagattataataaaaacaaacaagtGACTGTCGAaaataaacctcgtgtgccataccctaacgtgacaaggaaagactgctcagatgaacaatttggtaaattccttaaactcttgaaaaaattacatattaacttaccatttattgaagctctatcgcaaaatggcaaacgcaatgaaatttttaaaggatcttttagcaaataagcgaaagttggacgaggcatcgcatctggagctgaacgcagtttgctcggccattctctaaaataaactacccaacaaactaaaagatctagggagttgtACGAtttcttgcttaattggtagtttagacgtTAATATGCattggctgatctaggggctagtatcaacgtcatgccttacaaaatgtttaagcaactaggtctcaggAAACCAAAACAGACTAGGATAAGCATTCAATtcgcagataaaactataagattccctagaggtattattgaagatgtgctagttaaaatcgataaatttatatttcccgttgactttattgttctagatgtagaagaggatagcaacactcccttaatcctaggaaggccctttttagcaactgctaaaaccatcattgataTTGGCACAAGTGAACTCACGCTTCGCGTAGGAGACGAAACACTCACCTTTCAAGCTTGCAATTCTGACAACacatcggaaattgaaggtgatcgtctaaaccattctattaaaactgaccacatgatacaacccactttgcaggagataagtctgaaggaagtacatgagccactctcaaacaatagtaaaggatctattcatgaagaacgaaggctgcaAATAGAGGAACTAGATAaatggcgaacacataaaccgagaacacacgataaactgaAACTAAGCCAAGACGAGcttgatacctctccaaatcaacttaaagttggagataaagtcttatttgatgctgcagatccccacattgtcactaccacaccgaatgaagaaatccctcttaagGTACTCAACATTTTTCCATTATGTAtggtagaggtaagtcacccatcacacggtactttcaaagtaaatggacaacgtctcaaactttataatggtgaaaATTTTAAAGACAATGGAGAGGAGTTACGACTCCACAAACCGCCCTgaataaaccaacaaggtaacagtTGAGCTtcgactataaataagcgcttctcgagaggcaacccaaaTACTAACGGTTTTAGATTATTTAcatttcaagttttaaacatttaggtcactaacagagtactTAAAGCACAGGTTCCCGACTCCACAGggcctagcacacggtcgtgcttaaggccgtgtgaccaacacggatagaaacacgaccatgtgatATGGTCGTGCAGAAACAGGGTAgaagatttccccaaacacgggctgCGATAAAATGACACTGCCGTGCGACATGGTCATGGTCAAATCTACCAAataaacacgggcgtgcgacacacccgtgtctagcacccgtggacaaCATTGTCAGAATGACACGGGCGTGCGCAAATCTACAcgaccgtgggagaagcgaaccatgccagacacggccgtgcgacacgatCTTGTAGCCACACGGGCTATACACAGGGGCGTGCGAGAAGGCCGTGTGACGACTGTAGAACCTATTTTTTGCCCGGGtccataattaaataaaacccaaaaataaaaataaaataaataaatgtttattttattatagtcTATTTACAGGCCCAACCATATTAGCCCAAACCCTAACAGACCAGTCCTACCCCTGACACACCAAACTAATCCAATAACCCGTTACACCCATGACCCAGTTAAACTACCCAAGACCCGTTTATATCCAGACCCAAAAAAACAAACAGGCCCAAGTGGCCTAAATTGTTAACAGATAACAGAGAGACCTAGGGTTTTAGAAACCCTAGGCACTGCAAATGGAAGGCTCCAGAAGCTAAACATTGTAATCAATGCGTCGGTTCGTCTTGCGCCATCAACACCGTGATTCCAGGCCGTGATTCCAGGCTTCGAATCATGCTGCAGTCTATGCCCGAGTCAACGCCGATGATCATTGTTGCTAAATCTTCTTGATACCTGCAAAAGAAGGAAAGAACCACAGCAGCAAGCAAAACAAATATGGAAAGATATAAAAAGATTTCTTTCCTAGTTTATGTAGTAGCagtagtggctataaaagcccgaatcaaACAATGTAAAAGAGAGACCTTTTTTTGGAGGGGATAGAAATATACTTACACATTCAAAGAAATAACAACAGTTTCAAAAAAGGTGATTTAACcgtctatcttcttctttatctttgaacacatgtatatatatgaactGTTTTAGCATATACGAGTAAAGTTTTAAGAGAGAAGAGGTTACCTGTGGAAGGAcgaaggttttttaaaccttcaGGTCCTACGTACGACGGCGGGTGAGGCGCATGGGCAAACACGGCCTGGTGGCCGGAGGCCAAAGCT
Above is a genomic segment from Gossypium arboreum isolate Shixiya-1 chromosome 8, ASM2569848v2, whole genome shotgun sequence containing:
- the LOC108456367 gene encoding lactoylglutathione lyase-like isoform X2, with amino-acid sequence MALLPLSYLKVVSKYLKCLYKLCLTLECFLYNNWDTESDQEFEGYQTGNSEPLGSGHIGITLDDTIKACERFQRLGVEFSKKQLCISHGDYLRLEHVNIF